CAAAAGGTTGCTAATCATTGCGGAGCAGCGCATGAGTAGAATCGCACAGGCTGCACTCATTGTCCTGGTGGCGGCGCATGCGGCGCTTGCCCAGGAGGTCCTGGATCGCGTCGTTGCGGTGGTCGATGACAAGCCTATCCTTGAGTCTGAAGTCAGTCAGGGCGCCTTTTTCTTGGCGATGCAGTTGCGCATTGACCCGAACCGGGAGCCGGAAAGGTTTAAGGAGCTGCAACGCCTCACCCTGGAGACCCTGGTGACGCAGCAGATCCTGCTCGAGAAGGCGGAAGAAGACACCGTGGTGGCCGATGCCAAGCGAGTCGAGGCCTTTTTGGAGCAGCAGATGCAGAGCATCATTCAGCAGCTGGGCTCCCAAGAGAAAGTTGAGGAATACTTCGGCATGCCCATGCGCAAGATCCGCCGCCAATACGAGGAGGAGATCCGCAAGAACTTGACGGTGCAACAGCTGCGGGAGACCAAGTTCGGGAACGTCAAGGTGAGTCGCCGCGAAGTGGAGCAGTTCTACGCCGCGCACAAAGACAGCCTGCCAGGCGTCAAGGAGGCCGTGGAGATAAGCCACATCCTGGTCGAGGTGCGTCCTGGGGAGGAGGCACGGCAGAACGCATTGCGCAGGATGGAGGAGGTGAAGCGGCGGTTGGCTGCCGGGGAGGATTTTGCGCAGGTGGCGCGGGAGATGTCCGACGACCCAGGTTCGGCGCAGCGTGGCGGTGACTTGGGCTTCATGCAGCGCGGTGACTTTGTCCGCGAATTTGAGGAGGTCGCCTTTTCTCTGGAGCCGGGGCAGCGCTCGGAGGTGGTTGAGACGCAGTTTGGCTTCCACCTCATTGAGTTGTTGGACCGGCGTGGTGAGAAGGTCCGGGTGCGCCACATCCTTATCGCCTTAGGCACCACCAAGGAGGACGAAAAAGCTGCGGCCGAGCGCATAAAGGACGTCTACCGACAGCTCCGGGAGGGCGGTGACTTTGCCGCGCTGGCCAAGGAGCTTTCCGACGACGAGACCACGGCGCAGCAAGGGGGACATCTTGGCTGGTTCGAACTTGACCAACTGCGCGAAACGGCGCCCGAGTTTGTGGTCGCGCTGCGCGGCCTCGCGCCTGGACAGATTACCGAGCCCTTTCGCACCAAGTATGGCTTCCACATCCTGAAGCTCCTCGACCGGCGCCAACCGCGTGTCCTGACTCTGGAGACCGACTGGGACACCATCGAACAGATGGCTCTCAACGACAAGAAGCAGCGGGAGTTTGAAAAGTGGGTGGCCGAGTTGCGCGCCGAGATGTACGTAGAAGTCAAGGGCCTGTAGCGCACCGTTTTGTCTGTTCCGGGCCGGCCGGCAATGCACAGGCCGGCCCTTTTTCATACGGGAAAAGGGCTTGATTATTAGGGGAAGTTTTTGTTTCTTTAGACGGTGGAGCGTGTCGGCGAGGAGGAAATAGCGATGCGGAAACGCTGGATGACGCTGCTCTTCATCCTGGAGGCTTGTGTAGCCCTTGTAGCCGCGCAGGAGCCTGTGCCTTTCTACTGGGCAGACAGCTCTTGCTATGACCCGCAGGTCCCTCCCCCGCGAGCAGTGCTCGGCTACTGCGTTGGCGAGCAATTCACGCCTCATCACCTGGTGGTGCGCTACATGGAGGCACTTGCTGCCAGTTCCGGGCGGGTTCGGCTTGTGCGTTATGGGGCCAGCTACGAAGGGAGGCCACTCCTGGTATTGGTCATCTCCTCGCCGGCTAACCTCGCCCGCTGGGACAGTTTACAGGGCGGACAGCAGCGGCTCGCCGATCCTCGCAAGCTTCCGCCTTCGGTTGCGCTCTCCCAGATGTTGGCCGCATGGCCCCTGGTGGCCTGGCTAAGCTTCAATGTGCATGGCAACGAGGCGAGTGGCACCGAAGCCGCCCTTCAGGTTGCCTACCAGCTTGCGGCCGGCACGGATGAGCAAACCGAAGCGCTGCTGCGCGAGTTGGTGATCATCTTAGACCCGGTCCTGAACCCGGACGGGAGAGAGCGCTACGTCTCATTCTACAACCGGAGTGCCGGCAAGAAGCCGAATCCTGACCCCGATGCTGCCGAGCACCACGAACCGTGGCCTGGGGCGCGCTCCAACCACTACTTTTTCGACCTCAACCGCGACTGGGCATGGCTCACTCAGCAGGAGACTCGCCAGCGGGTTGCGCTGTTTCGGCAGTGGATGCCGCAGGTGCATGTGGACTTTCACGAGATGGGTTACAACAGCAGCTATTTCTTCTTCCCCGCGCGCACCCCTATCAACACGAACATTCCGCGGGCGCTGGTCAAGTGGGCCCAGGTCTTTGGCGAGAACAACGCTAAGGCATTTGATAACCACGGCTGGGCCTATTTCACTGCCGAAGGCTTTGACCTTTTCTACCCTGGGTTCGGCGACTCATGGCCTTCCCTGAATGGCGCGCTGGGGATGACCTTCGAGCAAGGAGGAGGCGGTCAGGCCGGCCTGGCGGTGAGGCGAGATGATGGCAGCGTGCTCACCCTGACCGACCGCGCCTGGCACCATTTTGTGGCCGCCATGACTACCCTGCACACCGCGCAGCGCCACCGCAAGGAAATCCTGCAAGACTATGTCGACGCCTGGCGGGAGAGCTGGGAGCGCGGACGCACAAGCGAGGTCCGCTTCTATCTGTTCCCTCCGGACCCAGACGCCAATAGACAAGCGGATTTTGTCGACCTGTTGTTGCGGCAGGGAATTGAGGTGTGGCGCACCACGGAAGCCACCGAGGTGCGCAAGGCCGAGAGTTACGAAGGGAGCAAAGACAGGGTCCCGTTGCCGGCAGGCTCCTTCGTGGTGCCGGTTGCCCAGCCGGCACAGCGCCTTCTGACGGCCCTCTTTGAAGTGGAGCCGGGGTTGGCCGACACCTTTTTCTACGACATCACTGCCTGGTGCCTGCCGGTGCTCTACAATCTGAAGACTTTCTGGACGAGGGAGAAGTTGAGCTGCCCCATGGAGCAACTGCACGGCAGGCCGCAGGTCGCCGGCATCGTCGTGGGTGGGCGCGCCAACTATGCCTATCTACTCCCTTGGGAGGACGAACACGCCGCCAGCGTGTTGTTTCAACTCCTCAAGCATGGGTGGCGGGCGCGCGTGAGCAGCAAGGCCTTCTCCCTTGCTGGCCGTCGCTTTGAGCGCGGAACCATTGTCATCCCCGTGCGCAATCGGCCAGCCACGCACCCGGATTCGAGCATTCACGCCGTGGTGGCCAGTTTGGCTCGTGACCATGGGGTAACCTTCTACGCCGCAAGCACCGGCCTCACCGAAGAGGGCATCGACCTGGGCTCGGACGACCTGATCGCTCTAAAAGTGCCGCGCGTGGCCATGTTGACTGGTAGGCCGGTGAGCCCAAGCTCCTATGGGGCTCTTTGGTTCCTGCTGGAACAGCACTTGGGCGTGGACTTTACGCCCCTGGAGTGCGAGGGTCTGCGCAGCGTCGACCTGCGCAAGTACGATGTGCTGGTCTTGCCCAGCGACTTCGGCGAAGGGAGGGGCTATCGTGGTGCGATCGATAGCGCCACGGTGGAACGCCTCACGCGCTGGGTGCGTGAAGGTGGTACCTTCGTGGGCATTGGCGGAGGGGCGACCTTTGCCAGCCAGGAAGGCGTGCACCTCTGTTCGGTCAAGCTGAAGAAGGAGAAAAAGCCCCGCGACAAGGAGGGGGATGAACAGGAGGACCCCGAGCAGGAGCGCCGCAAGCGTCTGACTCTGGAAGAGAAGGAAAAGGAGCGACCCCTTGCCACGGTACCGGGCGCCATATTGCGCACGCTCATCGATACTACCCATCCCTTGGGCTATGGTTGTCAGCGCACGATGTTTACCTTCAAGGCCGGCCCCACCGCCTATGAGCTGAGTGCCCAGGGGCACAACGTGGGCATCTACGCGGACAAGCCACGCTTTGCGGGCTACATGTCCGAAAAGAACCAGCAGAAGATAGCCGGTACCGCCTACTTGGTGGAGGAATCAGTGGGCAAGGGCAAGGTGATCCTGTTTGCGGATGACCCCACCTTTCGCCTGCTGTGGCGTGGGCTCACCCGCCTGATTGTGAACGCCATCTTTTTCGCGCCGATGACATGAGCGACAGGGAGAACAACGTCCGCCCCCTTTGCGGGGAGACCCGACTGCGGTGCCCGCTGTATAAGGCCAGGGGCTGGCTGCACTTCGCCTGGGCTTGTCTGCTTGCTGCAGCCGTAGCGTCTCCTGCAGCGGCGCAAGGGGAGCTGTTCACCGTCGCCCGCGTGCGCTATGCGGGTGGCGGGGACTGGTACAACGACCCCTCGGCAATCCCCAATCTGCTCAGCTTTATGGCCGAGCACACCAATGTGCGGGTGGCCAGCGACCAGGTTGTGGTGGGGATAATGGACGAGAAGCTTTTCTCCTACCCGGTGCTCTACCTCACCGGTCACGGACGCATATCCTTTTCTCCGCAAGAGGTGGAGCGCCTCCGCCACTACCTGACACACGGCGGTTTTCTCTATGCCGATGACGACTATGGCATGGACAGCTTCTTCCGCGCGGAGATGGCCAAGGTGTTCCCCGGCAAGCGTTTCGTCGAGCTGCCATTTTCTCATGAAATCTACCACATCCATTTTGACTTTCCACAGGGGCTGCCGAAGACCCATGAACACGACGGCAAGCCACCCCAGGGCTTTGGCCTGTTTTGCGAAGGGCGCCTGGTGGTGTTCTACACCTACGAGACCAACATATCGGATGGTTGGGTCGATCCAGAGGTGCACGGCGACCCGCCGGAGAAGCGTCTTGAGGCGCTGCAGATGGGAACGAACATCATGATCTACGCGCTCACCCATTGACTGCCATGGGCAGCGTTGTGCTGACATACCACAGTCTGCTGGTGCGCCTGCGGGGCTTTGGCCGCGAGAAGAAGCGGCTGGCCCTGGTCATCGGCTTGGCGACGTGGGCTGCGCTCGCTCTGGCAGCGTTGCTATGTGCAGCGGGCCTGGAGGCCCTTCGGCCCCTGCCAGTGGTGGGCCGGCAGGTGGTGGGCGGGCTGCTGGGAGCTGGTCTGCTGGGCACGTTTCTGTGGTGGATCGGTAAGCCCCTGGTGGACCTCCTGGTGCGGCGCAACTCTCCAGAGGTCAACCGACTCGCCTATGAGGTGGGGGCCCATTATCCGCACATTGGCGAGAGGCTGGGAAATGCCTTGCAGGTCTATGCCAGGCGGGAGAACAACCCAGAGCGCTACTCAGCTGACCTCATAGACGAGTCCCTGCGCCAGGTGGCGGCAAAGCTCGAGGGGCAGGACTTTAGGAGGCTTGTGGACTGGCGCGTGGCCCATCGTGTGCTTAGGAGATGCGCCGTCGGAGCTGCAATGAGCATTCTCCTCTTTGGCCTTTTCCATGAGGCACTCGGCGGGGCCTTGGTCCGTCTTGCTCACCCGCGCACGCTCTATGTGGTGAGGCCATCACTGGTGCTTGCCGTGTCGCCTGGCGATGCCCAAGTGGTGCGCGGCCAAGACCTGAGGGTCACCGTACAAGCCAGTGGGCGGAAGGTGGAGGGGGCCAGCATCGCCTACCGGGGCGAGGGGAGTCCTGCCCTCGTCACCAAGGCCATGCAACGGCAGGGCCCCACGAGTTTTTCCTACGAGTTCAAGGCGCTCCGCGACACCCTCTTCTACCGCATCCTCGCGGGAGGGACCGAGTCGCCGGAGTACCGAATTGCCGTCATCGAGCTGCCGCTGGTGCGTACGTTGCGCGTGGCGATCAAGCCGCCAAGCTACACCGGGCTTCCCACCCAGTTTCTGGACGAAAACGTGGGCGATGTTTTTGCCCTGAAGGGCTCCACCGTCACCGTCTGGGCGAGTACCAACAAGCCGGTGTCCCAAGCCTCGCTGCATATGAGGGGGGGCGCCGAACTTCCCATGCGCATCTCCGGGCTCGCACTGGAAGGCGAGTTCAAGGTGCGCGAAGAGACCTCCTACCACGTCAGCCTGGTGGACTTTGCCGGTCGGACGAACCAGAACCCCATCGAATATCGCGTCTCTGTGCTGGCAGATCGGGAGCCCTTTGTGCGGGTGCCGGTGCCGGGAGTGGACGTCGACATTGGCGAGGACATGACCCTGCCGCTTGTCATCGAGGCGCAGGATGACTTTGGCATTTCTCGCCTCTCCCTGGTTTACCGCCTGGTGCGCGGCTCTGAAGGGCAGGAGGTGGGCCGTGGAGAAGTCCCGCTCCCCCTGAGCAAGGTGGCCGACAGGGTACAGGTCGAGTACGGGTGGGACCTCTCCTCTCTGCAACTCATCCCGGAAGACGTGGTGGTTTACCAGGCCGAGGCCCGAGACAACGACGTGGTCTCCGGGCCCAAGGCGGCGCGTAGTCAGGAGTACCGCGTGCGCTTTCCGTCCATCTATGAGATCTACCAGGAGGTGGCGCAGACGCAGGAACAAGCCTCGGACGTGTTGGAGAGCGTCTACGAGCAGAGCAAGGAGCTAAAGGAACGGCTCAACCGGCTCTCGCAGCAGCTGAAGCGAAACGCCGACTTGGACTGGGGCGAGCGCAAGCAGGTCGAGGAGGGGGTGGATGCCCAGAGGCGCATGCAAGAGGAGCTGCAAGAGCTGAGCAAGCGCCTCGACGAGATGATCGAGCGCCTGGAGCGGAACGACCTGCTCTCCCTCGAGACCTTGAAGAAGTACCAGGAGTTGCAGAAGCTCTTCGAAGAGGTGGCCACGCCGAAGATGCGCCGGGCCATGGAGGAACTGCAGCGCGCCTTGCGCGAGATCGATCCCAACAGACTGCGCCAGGCAGTGGAAAAGTTCAGCCTCACGCAAGAGGATTTCCTCAAGT
This region of candidate division KSB1 bacterium genomic DNA includes:
- a CDS encoding DUF4159 domain-containing protein, yielding MSDRENNVRPLCGETRLRCPLYKARGWLHFAWACLLAAAVASPAAAQGELFTVARVRYAGGGDWYNDPSAIPNLLSFMAEHTNVRVASDQVVVGIMDEKLFSYPVLYLTGHGRISFSPQEVERLRHYLTHGGFLYADDDYGMDSFFRAEMAKVFPGKRFVELPFSHEIYHIHFDFPQGLPKTHEHDGKPPQGFGLFCEGRLVVFYTYETNISDGWVDPEVHGDPPEKRLEALQMGTNIMIYALTH
- a CDS encoding M14 family metallopeptidase, which gives rise to MRKRWMTLLFILEACVALVAAQEPVPFYWADSSCYDPQVPPPRAVLGYCVGEQFTPHHLVVRYMEALAASSGRVRLVRYGASYEGRPLLVLVISSPANLARWDSLQGGQQRLADPRKLPPSVALSQMLAAWPLVAWLSFNVHGNEASGTEAALQVAYQLAAGTDEQTEALLRELVIILDPVLNPDGRERYVSFYNRSAGKKPNPDPDAAEHHEPWPGARSNHYFFDLNRDWAWLTQQETRQRVALFRQWMPQVHVDFHEMGYNSSYFFFPARTPINTNIPRALVKWAQVFGENNAKAFDNHGWAYFTAEGFDLFYPGFGDSWPSLNGALGMTFEQGGGGQAGLAVRRDDGSVLTLTDRAWHHFVAAMTTLHTAQRHRKEILQDYVDAWRESWERGRTSEVRFYLFPPDPDANRQADFVDLLLRQGIEVWRTTEATEVRKAESYEGSKDRVPLPAGSFVVPVAQPAQRLLTALFEVEPGLADTFFYDITAWCLPVLYNLKTFWTREKLSCPMEQLHGRPQVAGIVVGGRANYAYLLPWEDEHAASVLFQLLKHGWRARVSSKAFSLAGRRFERGTIVIPVRNRPATHPDSSIHAVVASLARDHGVTFYAASTGLTEEGIDLGSDDLIALKVPRVAMLTGRPVSPSSYGALWFLLEQHLGVDFTPLECEGLRSVDLRKYDVLVLPSDFGEGRGYRGAIDSATVERLTRWVREGGTFVGIGGGATFASQEGVHLCSVKLKKEKKPRDKEGDEQEDPEQERRKRLTLEEKEKERPLATVPGAILRTLIDTTHPLGYGCQRTMFTFKAGPTAYELSAQGHNVGIYADKPRFAGYMSEKNQQKIAGTAYLVEESVGKGKVILFADDPTFRLLWRGLTRLIVNAIFFAPMT
- a CDS encoding peptidylprolyl isomerase — its product is MSRIAQAALIVLVAAHAALAQEVLDRVVAVVDDKPILESEVSQGAFFLAMQLRIDPNREPERFKELQRLTLETLVTQQILLEKAEEDTVVADAKRVEAFLEQQMQSIIQQLGSQEKVEEYFGMPMRKIRRQYEEEIRKNLTVQQLRETKFGNVKVSRREVEQFYAAHKDSLPGVKEAVEISHILVEVRPGEEARQNALRRMEEVKRRLAAGEDFAQVAREMSDDPGSAQRGGDLGFMQRGDFVREFEEVAFSLEPGQRSEVVETQFGFHLIELLDRRGEKVRVRHILIALGTTKEDEKAAAERIKDVYRQLREGGDFAALAKELSDDETTAQQGGHLGWFELDQLRETAPEFVVALRGLAPGQITEPFRTKYGFHILKLLDRRQPRVLTLETDWDTIEQMALNDKKQREFEKWVAELRAEMYVEVKGL